From the Candidatus Bathyarchaeota archaeon genome, one window contains:
- a CDS encoding transcription initiation factor IIB: MSGNNRLHDENEPSSSSQQVEAVKVQSCPECGSTRLMRDYECAEIVCMDCGFVVTAKIADRGPEWRAFDDEQRSKRTRVGAPLTYTIHDKGLSTTIDWHDRDVYGKSLSPGQKAQVYRLRKWQRRIRVSDATERNLAFALSEITKISNNLTLPKNILETASVIYRKAVKERLIRGRSIQGVTSAALYLACRQCGLPRTLDEISQASTVNKKEIGRSYRFLIKELNYSIPPLKPSQYITKFSNQLTMQGKVEEIAHKILASAKAQKLTSGRGPTGIAAAASYIASVLTGERKTQREIAEIAQVTEVTIRNRYKELVERMMFEISL; this comes from the coding sequence ATGAGTGGAAATAACAGGCTACACGATGAAAACGAACCCTCATCGTCGTCGCAGCAAGTGGAAGCTGTAAAGGTCCAGTCATGTCCTGAATGCGGAAGCACCCGTCTTATGCGTGATTATGAATGCGCAGAAATCGTTTGTATGGACTGCGGATTTGTTGTAACCGCCAAAATAGCCGACCGAGGACCTGAATGGCGCGCTTTTGACGATGAGCAGCGTTCCAAACGCACCCGCGTGGGCGCTCCCCTGACCTACACCATACATGATAAAGGCTTATCAACAACCATAGACTGGCACGACCGAGATGTCTACGGCAAAAGCCTCAGCCCCGGACAAAAAGCCCAAGTCTACAGGCTACGCAAATGGCAGCGGCGTATTCGAGTTTCTGATGCAACCGAACGAAACCTAGCTTTTGCCCTCTCAGAAATCACAAAGATCTCTAATAATTTGACTTTGCCCAAGAACATTTTGGAAACTGCCTCAGTTATTTACCGCAAAGCCGTAAAGGAACGGTTGATTCGGGGACGTTCAATTCAAGGCGTAACCTCCGCCGCGCTCTACCTCGCCTGCAGGCAATGCGGGTTGCCCAGAACGTTAGATGAGATTTCCCAAGCCTCCACCGTTAACAAAAAAGAAATCGGACGCAGCTACCGCTTCCTCATAAAAGAACTCAACTACTCCATCCCACCGCTCAAACCCAGCCAGTACATCACAAAGTTTTCCAACCAACTCACCATGCAAGGAAAAGTCGAAGAAATCGCCCACAAAATCTTAGCCTCCGCCAAAGCGCAAAAACTAACCTCCGGACGCGGTCCAACAGGCATCGCCGCAGCCGCAAGCTACATCGCTTCTGTTTTAACTGGCGAACGCAAAACCCAACGTGAAATCGCAGAAATCGCCCAAGTCACCGAAGTGACCATCCGCAACCGCTACAAAGAACTTGTCGAACGTATGATGTTCGAAATAAGCCTGTAG
- a CDS encoding DUF116 domain-containing protein, producing the protein MESYQRGVHKVFLNTLQDMVKRFRIQEATGLNVQDAVLLIQDLIDMQALNLMYRKRFLQTKKRALFLPHCSRKYMDGRCKADFDPTLPSYICNHCSQDCAINKADQIAREKGYDVYILAGGSCIPQILNSKQYEGIVGVACGGELKLSDEVLNNLQVAGQAVPLLKNGCANTKFNLTTLTKTL; encoded by the coding sequence ATGGAAAGTTACCAGAGGGGCGTTCACAAAGTTTTTCTTAACACGTTGCAGGATATGGTGAAGCGTTTTCGGATTCAGGAAGCTACGGGACTTAACGTCCAAGACGCGGTGCTTTTAATCCAAGACCTCATCGACATGCAGGCCCTGAATTTGATGTACCGCAAACGGTTTTTGCAAACCAAAAAACGCGCGCTCTTCTTGCCTCACTGCAGCCGCAAATACATGGACGGCAGATGCAAAGCCGACTTTGACCCCACATTACCCTCCTACATCTGCAACCACTGCTCACAAGACTGCGCCATAAACAAAGCCGACCAAATCGCCCGCGAAAAAGGCTACGACGTCTACATCCTAGCAGGCGGCTCATGCATACCCCAAATCCTAAACAGCAAACAATACGAAGGCATAGTCGGCGTAGCATGCGGCGGCGAACTCAAACTCTCAGACGAAGTCCTAAACAACCTCCAAGTCGCAGGACAAGCCGTGCCTCTACTTAAAAACGGCTGCGCCAACACCAAATTCAACCTAACCACCCTAACAAAAACCCTCTAA
- a CDS encoding 50S ribosomal protein L40e: MPILDPIKKSIAQKARLYKKICRDCGVRNAATANKCRKCHSKNLRWKKRELVK; the protein is encoded by the coding sequence ATGCCGATATTAGACCCAATCAAGAAATCCATAGCGCAAAAAGCACGCCTCTACAAAAAAATCTGCAGAGACTGCGGAGTCCGAAACGCAGCCACAGCCAACAAATGCAGAAAATGCCACAGCAAAAACCTGCGCTGGAAAAAACGAGAACTAGTCAAGTAA
- a CDS encoding Lrp/AsnC family transcriptional regulator, which translates to MEPLTKRSIQLLKTLYDKGKSTNAYTLRIKQDELSKQLGISRQALNVHLRKLKSTGYIRTGRGFIDVTEKGLSVLGVSTTPAFILIKTSPQKRMHVFEKIQELAIARAFRITGNADALIMVDRKNIDETLKKLYTIDGITQTCSHITIEVIK; encoded by the coding sequence TTGGAGCCGTTAACTAAAAGGTCAATTCAGCTTCTCAAAACTCTCTACGACAAAGGAAAATCCACCAACGCCTACACGCTAAGAATCAAACAAGACGAGCTGTCAAAACAGCTGGGCATAAGCAGGCAAGCCCTAAACGTGCACCTGCGCAAACTAAAAAGCACAGGATACATACGCACAGGCAGAGGCTTTATAGACGTAACCGAAAAAGGCTTAAGCGTACTTGGCGTATCAACCACCCCCGCATTCATACTCATCAAAACCAGCCCCCAAAAACGCATGCACGTTTTCGAAAAAATCCAAGAACTCGCCATCGCTAGAGCCTTTCGCATAACAGGCAACGCAGACGCCCTCATAATGGTCGACAGAAAAAACATAGACGAAACCCTAAAAAAACTCTACACCATAGACGGCATAACCCAAACCTGCAGCCACATAACAATTGAAGTCATAAAATAA
- the albA gene encoding DNA-binding protein Alba encodes MSESNSVLIGKKPVMNYVLACITLFHGGAKDVSIKARGKSICRAIDVVEVVRRRFLPDVKVKTVNIGTDSVSPQYDGADENLTNVSTIEIIIQR; translated from the coding sequence ATGTCAGAAAGCAACTCGGTGCTGATCGGAAAGAAGCCGGTGATGAACTATGTGCTTGCTTGCATAACGCTCTTCCATGGCGGCGCTAAAGACGTCAGCATAAAAGCGCGTGGAAAATCCATCTGCCGCGCTATAGATGTAGTCGAAGTGGTCAGACGCCGATTCTTGCCTGATGTAAAGGTCAAAACCGTTAACATAGGAACTGATTCGGTATCGCCTCAGTATGATGGGGCGGATGAGAACCTCACCAACGTGAGCACTATCGAGATAATCATCCAACGTTAA
- the aspS gene encoding aspartate--tRNA(Asn) ligase produces the protein MVFDSLTNWDRTYSSLVTPEMDGKEVALLGWVQEVRDLGGIRFIILQDREGTIQITIPKKRVAPEVLSKSDSLQKRFSIGVKGSVKQTKMTRRGVEVIPTEIRVFNSAAEQLPLDITGKTPALIDARLDARALDLCQEQNTAAFKVQHCALQAIREFLFEKGYLEVHTPRIIASATEGGAELFAVDYFGKKAYLAQSPQLYKEQLTMSIERVFEVGPFFRAETSHTRRHLSEFVSVDVEEAFANDEDVMALLEQVIHRAATAVNEKCEKELGVLDYKVEVPDVPFQRFTYDQIIEELKAEGIEVPWGEDIPTEAFRVFGKNRNYYYFITNWPTSSKAFYIKPCDDNPKLCEGFDLMHGWVELVSGGTRIANKDQLIERMKEKDLNPDSFKYHLQAFDYGMPPHAGWAIGLERLTMILTGKQNIREVTLYPRDQMRLTP, from the coding sequence ATGGTTTTTGATTCGCTAACCAACTGGGATAGAACCTACTCTTCCTTGGTCACGCCCGAAATGGACGGCAAAGAAGTCGCCCTCTTAGGCTGGGTGCAAGAAGTCCGCGACCTAGGCGGTATACGCTTCATCATACTGCAAGACCGCGAAGGAACCATCCAAATAACCATACCCAAAAAACGCGTCGCACCAGAAGTTCTCTCCAAATCCGACAGCCTGCAAAAACGCTTTAGCATAGGCGTAAAAGGCTCTGTCAAACAAACCAAGATGACTCGGCGCGGCGTTGAAGTAATTCCAACTGAAATCCGCGTTTTCAACTCTGCCGCAGAGCAGCTGCCCCTTGATATCACAGGGAAGACTCCTGCGCTTATTGATGCCCGTTTGGATGCGCGCGCGTTGGATCTGTGCCAGGAACAAAACACGGCAGCCTTCAAAGTCCAGCACTGCGCCCTGCAAGCCATCCGCGAATTCCTATTCGAAAAAGGCTACTTAGAAGTTCACACTCCCCGCATCATCGCCTCCGCCACTGAAGGCGGCGCTGAACTCTTCGCCGTAGACTACTTTGGCAAAAAAGCCTACCTCGCCCAGAGCCCACAACTCTACAAAGAACAGCTAACCATGAGCATAGAACGCGTGTTCGAAGTTGGTCCCTTCTTTAGAGCTGAAACCTCGCACACCCGCAGGCACCTAAGCGAATTCGTCTCCGTAGACGTTGAAGAAGCGTTTGCCAACGACGAAGACGTCATGGCGCTTTTAGAGCAAGTCATCCACCGCGCAGCCACGGCAGTTAACGAGAAATGCGAAAAAGAACTTGGCGTATTGGATTACAAGGTTGAGGTTCCTGATGTTCCGTTTCAACGCTTCACTTACGACCAGATTATTGAAGAGCTCAAAGCCGAGGGCATCGAAGTTCCGTGGGGCGAAGACATACCCACTGAGGCTTTTCGCGTCTTTGGCAAAAACCGCAACTACTATTACTTCATAACCAACTGGCCTACTTCTTCCAAGGCGTTTTACATTAAGCCCTGCGACGATAACCCCAAACTGTGTGAAGGTTTTGATTTGATGCATGGTTGGGTGGAGCTGGTTTCAGGCGGCACCCGAATCGCCAACAAAGACCAACTCATAGAGCGCATGAAAGAAAAAGACCTAAACCCCGACTCCTTCAAATACCACCTCCAAGCCTTCGACTACGGCATGCCCCCCCACGCAGGATGGGCAATAGGACTAGAACGCCTAACCATGATCCTAACAGGCAAACAAAACATCCGCGAAGTCACCCTCTACCCCAGAGACCAAATGCGCCTAACCCCCTAA
- a CDS encoding SagB/ThcOx family dehydrogenase encodes MSEGVGDVFQKDTKYVLGQSFRRFLSWSTKPQTYKSYPVEKIPLAVDFDVKSRAHMPLSEVIKNRKSIRRFSSKPLSFAELSYLLWASTGIRKQNNPHQFRTAPSAGALYPIETYVAANNIQTLTQGLYHYNIEHNALEQLQTGNFSDALTQAALNQEMCSEAPAVLIWTAVFPRQKWKYQQRAYRYVYIDAGHIAQNLALAATSLELGTCQIGAFYDDQINQLLQVDGTNESTIYLSVTGQPLRL; translated from the coding sequence TTGTCTGAGGGTGTTGGTGATGTTTTCCAAAAAGACACAAAGTATGTTTTGGGGCAGTCCTTTAGACGTTTTCTTTCATGGTCTACTAAACCCCAAACCTACAAGAGCTACCCTGTGGAGAAGATTCCGCTTGCCGTGGATTTTGATGTGAAGTCTAGGGCACATATGCCCTTAAGCGAGGTGATTAAGAACCGTAAAAGCATAAGGCGCTTCTCTTCTAAGCCGCTAAGTTTTGCTGAGCTATCCTATTTGCTTTGGGCATCCACAGGCATACGCAAACAAAACAACCCCCACCAGTTTCGAACCGCCCCCTCCGCTGGCGCTTTATACCCCATAGAAACCTATGTTGCCGCAAACAACATCCAAACCCTTACGCAGGGACTCTACCACTACAACATAGAACACAACGCACTTGAACAACTCCAAACAGGCAACTTCTCAGATGCTCTAACCCAAGCCGCCCTAAACCAAGAAATGTGCAGCGAAGCCCCAGCAGTCTTAATCTGGACCGCCGTTTTCCCCCGCCAAAAATGGAAGTACCAACAACGCGCCTACCGCTACGTCTACATAGACGCCGGACACATAGCCCAAAACCTCGCCCTAGCCGCCACCAGCCTAGAACTGGGAACCTGCCAAATCGGAGCCTTCTACGACGACCAAATCAACCAACTCCTACAAGTAGACGGCACAAACGAAAGCACCATCTACCTAAGCGTAACAGGACAACCCCTACGCCTTTAA
- a CDS encoding DUF1349 domain-containing protein, with protein sequence MNKTKTVVFTLLSIMTIVLGLGISTAAASPLTGHEDEFTNSTLQPFWTFVNPSGLGSYNLTDKPTWLTITAPGNQYIALSQKSNFDAPRILQNVTGDFIATTNVTGNFDQDGFRAGLLVWGDQDNYLRFEKWGRDKLLLYGYLNGFENNKHVSTTSCDMLYLKLEKFGSTVTASYSYNEISWITIYSYTLNTVDPVEVGLFAINVGSATFNAEFDYFHICPNSPFVVPEYPLGPIAIPLAIAAAVLIRKQTSKQKTN encoded by the coding sequence ATGAACAAAACAAAGACAGTAGTGTTTACGCTTCTGTCAATAATGACAATCGTTTTGGGTCTTGGAATCAGCACCGCTGCAGCAAGCCCATTAACAGGACATGAAGACGAATTCACCAACTCAACCCTACAGCCATTCTGGACATTTGTTAACCCTTCAGGCCTTGGTTCATACAACTTAACTGACAAACCCACATGGTTAACCATAACAGCACCAGGCAACCAATACATCGCATTATCTCAAAAATCAAACTTTGATGCACCCAGAATTCTTCAAAACGTCACAGGCGACTTCATTGCAACTACCAACGTAACTGGAAACTTTGACCAAGATGGTTTTCGCGCAGGATTACTCGTATGGGGAGACCAAGACAATTACTTGCGTTTTGAAAAATGGGGAAGAGACAAACTCTTGCTTTACGGATACCTAAACGGCTTTGAAAACAACAAACACGTATCCACAACCAGCTGCGATATGCTTTACTTAAAACTGGAGAAATTCGGCAGCACAGTAACAGCAAGCTACAGCTATAACGAAATCTCATGGATTACCATTTACTCCTACACCCTTAACACCGTAGACCCCGTCGAAGTCGGATTGTTTGCCATAAACGTTGGCAGCGCCACTTTCAACGCTGAATTTGACTACTTCCACATATGCCCCAACAGCCCATTTGTCGTACCAGAATACCCCTTAGGACCCATAGCCATCCCACTAGCCATAGCAGCCGCGGTACTTATCCGCAAACAAACAAGTAAACAAAAAACCAACTAA
- a CDS encoding restriction endonuclease yields the protein MLTVKHVKGFSLDNLDSDEFQEFIVALFTKLGYVNIKVGSDTAVKSVDLTMEKATNIGGVIKYLVESKHQPRGTVGLSAVKIHHSTVVATPELDKGLIITSGRFSRQAIKFAETVGVELLDSQKLVALSIKTGLNTTKDYEQTYYTFPIAPVSQVKTDTLSFLRNNLTQFEGEITIDTIKLSLVPSFMISYSIDATFSTSVGVIHEINGDFTLFLSDDEKILPPKITENLDELNISPFTLPTEELNLEKNDFKNSIDDIETDAKEKVSIAQTEDVVYVGGNNHHYEKQCKPKHKDITILGIKQVYIPLWIVVSSIINKKYVLSVLDDDSELNVLPPDLLRLEKSSEVDPYPQSCMCCYGDFRLGKFVCAECGKITCSKDNYICDSCGRQVCSDHIFNVRKYFFLKAKYCPACKAERDRKK from the coding sequence GTGTTGACCGTTAAACATGTGAAAGGTTTCTCTCTGGATAACTTGGATTCCGATGAGTTCCAAGAATTTATTGTAGCTCTTTTCACAAAGCTTGGGTACGTTAACATTAAAGTGGGTTCTGATACAGCTGTTAAATCTGTGGATTTAACTATGGAAAAAGCGACAAATATTGGTGGGGTGATTAAGTATCTTGTTGAATCCAAACATCAACCACGTGGAACTGTGGGTCTTTCTGCAGTTAAAATCCATCACTCAACAGTTGTTGCAACACCTGAGTTAGACAAGGGTTTGATTATTACTTCTGGACGGTTTAGCCGACAAGCAATAAAATTCGCAGAAACTGTAGGTGTTGAGCTTTTAGACTCTCAAAAACTGGTTGCCCTCAGCATCAAAACTGGTTTGAATACCACTAAAGACTATGAACAGACTTACTACACTTTTCCTATAGCACCTGTCTCGCAAGTCAAAACAGATACTCTTTCTTTCCTTAGAAATAATCTAACACAATTCGAGGGGGAAATAACAATTGATACCATAAAATTATCATTGGTTCCCTCCTTTATGATTAGTTATTCTATAGACGCCACTTTTTCTACATCTGTGGGCGTAATACATGAAATAAACGGTGATTTCACTCTCTTTCTTTCAGATGACGAAAAAATACTGCCTCCCAAAATAACTGAAAATTTGGATGAACTAAACATTTCCCCTTTTACTCTCCCTACTGAAGAACTCAATTTAGAAAAAAATGATTTTAAGAACTCTATTGACGACATCGAAACAGACGCAAAAGAAAAAGTTTCTATAGCACAAACTGAGGATGTGGTTTATGTTGGCGGTAATAACCACCACTATGAAAAACAATGTAAGCCTAAACATAAAGATATTACAATTTTGGGTATTAAGCAGGTTTACATTCCGTTATGGATTGTTGTATCCTCAATCATAAACAAAAAGTATGTTTTATCTGTACTTGATGACGATTCTGAATTGAATGTTCTTCCCCCTGATTTACTCCGCTTAGAAAAATCGTCTGAAGTTGACCCTTATCCACAGTCTTGCATGTGTTGCTATGGTGATTTTCGATTAGGCAAATTTGTTTGTGCTGAATGCGGGAAAATAACCTGTTCTAAAGACAATTACATATGTGATTCCTGCGGTCGCCAAGTATGCAGCGACCACATATTTAATGTCAGGAAATACTTCTTCTTGAAAGCAAAATACTGCCCTGCGTGTAAAGCGGAAAGAGACCGAAAAAAGTAG
- the purM gene encoding phosphoribosylformylglycinamidine cyclo-ligase, with protein sequence MTKNFTYTDAGVNRQQRHESKKALNMLQETYGFNRFGSVMHLPYSNIFQFSDKTYLDLTIEGVGTKVLLAQLANRYDSIGVDAVAMAVNDVIRSGATPLAISDNIHAQASNPQLVHQWLQGITEGAKQSLCPVVSGEIGDVAEIINGIKEGAGFDMIVASIGEVKKENIITGCDIRPGDSIIGLPSSGLHSNGITLARKILFKAWGGKYQPNQVPEELGRSVVEETLEPTKIYVKPFLKAAAAAKIKAAIHITGDSYLKFNNLTAYSPGIGFEFNNFHPQPIFNLMQKTALELGYSITDEEMFKTFNMGWGFAVIVDKNEKDAILDAFEQAGEQAEQIGAITNTPQVTIKHADKKLSLA encoded by the coding sequence ATGACAAAAAACTTTACCTACACGGATGCAGGCGTAAACCGCCAACAACGCCACGAATCCAAAAAAGCCCTCAACATGCTGCAGGAAACCTACGGGTTTAACCGTTTTGGCTCCGTAATGCATCTGCCCTACAGCAACATCTTCCAGTTCTCAGACAAGACCTATTTGGATTTGACCATAGAAGGCGTGGGCACCAAAGTTCTTCTAGCACAGCTTGCCAACCGATATGACAGCATAGGCGTAGACGCCGTGGCAATGGCAGTAAACGATGTCATACGCTCAGGAGCAACACCGCTGGCGATATCGGATAACATCCACGCACAAGCCAGCAACCCCCAACTCGTACACCAATGGTTGCAGGGCATAACCGAAGGCGCCAAACAGTCCCTGTGCCCCGTGGTTAGCGGCGAAATTGGAGATGTCGCAGAAATCATCAACGGCATCAAAGAAGGCGCAGGATTTGACATGATAGTTGCTAGCATCGGAGAAGTCAAAAAAGAAAACATCATCACCGGATGCGACATACGTCCAGGCGACTCAATCATCGGTTTACCCAGCAGCGGTCTGCACAGTAACGGCATAACCCTAGCCCGAAAAATCCTCTTCAAAGCTTGGGGAGGCAAATACCAACCCAACCAAGTCCCCGAAGAATTGGGTCGCAGCGTGGTCGAGGAAACGCTTGAACCCACCAAAATCTACGTAAAACCCTTCCTCAAAGCCGCAGCCGCCGCCAAAATCAAAGCCGCCATACACATAACAGGCGACTCTTACCTCAAATTCAACAACCTCACCGCGTACTCACCGGGCATCGGCTTTGAATTCAACAATTTCCACCCACAACCCATCTTCAATCTTATGCAGAAAACTGCGTTGGAGCTTGGTTATAGCATAACTGATGAGGAGATGTTCAAGACCTTCAACATGGGCTGGGGTTTCGCGGTTATAGTGGACAAAAACGAGAAAGACGCCATCTTGGATGCGTTTGAGCAGGCAGGCGAACAAGCCGAGCAAATCGGCGCCATAACCAACACGCCCCAAGTTACCATAAAACACGCGGACAAGAAGCTATCTCTTGCGTAG
- the purS gene encoding phosphoribosylformylglycinamidine synthase subunit PurS produces MKYCAKIEVSLKPGHTDPEGETTQRLLKELGYKTEAVNVSKAYTVTLTAQTQADAQAKAEEMAKRLLANPTKDNYSIVVEEQK; encoded by the coding sequence ATGAAATACTGCGCCAAAATCGAAGTCAGCCTCAAACCTGGACACACTGACCCTGAAGGCGAAACCACACAGCGCCTACTTAAGGAACTGGGCTACAAAACAGAAGCCGTCAACGTCAGCAAAGCCTACACCGTAACCCTAACCGCCCAAACCCAAGCTGACGCGCAAGCCAAAGCAGAAGAGATGGCTAAGCGGCTTTTAGCAAATCCCACAAAGGACAATTACTCAATTGTTGTAGAGGAGCAAAAATGA
- the purL gene encoding phosphoribosylformylglycinamidine synthase subunit PurL, producing the protein MSLRPRKDAPFRLHEAAIQDATDTQLQTLSGELALGLSLVEMQQAQAYFKSQNRNPTDVELEIIAQTWSEHCCHKTFKGKILLDDGKQINSLFKTYIAKATKQLDPSWCVSVFEDNAGIIEFDKGYAIAAKVETHNHPSAVEPFGGAATGVGGVIRDVLGVWADPIACTDVLGFGPLNYDYKKLPAGVKHPKYIYMGVTAGIGAYGNNMGIPTVNGAIYFDESYTGNVVVYCGCIGLLPLKKFKKEAQAGHILMVVGGKTGRDGIHGVTFASAELTEKSEEISRPAVQIADPIEEEKVKRAMMEIRDRELASATTDLGGGGMSSAVGETADRYGCGVVVDLDKVPLKYAGLAPWEIYISESQERMLITVPPENLEKVLEVFEKENVQATAIGTLTKQKRLHLRFEGVTVADMDMKFLFQTFESTKTARIQKPDLKEPHIPQPKDLTQTLMQLLSAPNIASKEAVVRSYDHEVKGNTALKPLQGEYAGPNDAAIIKPLNNSWKGVSISCGMNPNYGKIDPYWMAASAIDEAVRNNVAVGGGRIAILDNFVWGNPEKPERLGSLVRACEACYDTAMAFKTPFISGKDSLYNESPMGPVTPTLLITAVGIVSDVRSAVSMELKEPADLLYVVGKTYSELGGSEYYKLHGFLGKSVPKLRAAKAKKTYKALTKAITQGAVKACHDLSEGGLAIAAAEMALASKHGAQLDLTKAPHDKISRDDFLLFSESNSRFLVEVAPQNQADFEKIMKNTPHAPIGKVTQTPRIVIAGLQGKTVVDVSVADLRAAWKQTLNVEA; encoded by the coding sequence ATGAGCCTTCGCCCCCGCAAAGACGCCCCGTTTAGGCTGCATGAAGCCGCCATCCAAGACGCAACGGATACGCAGTTGCAAACGCTAAGCGGCGAGTTGGCTTTAGGTCTAAGTTTAGTTGAGATGCAGCAGGCACAAGCGTACTTTAAATCACAAAACCGCAACCCCACCGACGTGGAACTTGAAATAATCGCGCAGACTTGGAGTGAACACTGCTGCCACAAAACCTTCAAAGGCAAAATCCTCCTCGACGACGGCAAACAAATCAACAGCCTTTTCAAAACTTACATAGCCAAAGCCACCAAACAATTAGACCCGTCATGGTGTGTAAGCGTCTTTGAAGACAACGCGGGTATTATAGAATTCGACAAAGGCTACGCCATAGCCGCCAAAGTCGAAACCCACAACCACCCCTCCGCCGTAGAGCCGTTTGGAGGCGCAGCAACAGGTGTAGGCGGCGTAATACGCGACGTCCTTGGCGTTTGGGCAGACCCCATCGCATGCACCGACGTCTTAGGCTTTGGACCCCTAAATTACGATTACAAAAAATTACCCGCAGGCGTAAAACACCCAAAATACATCTACATGGGAGTCACCGCAGGCATTGGCGCTTACGGAAACAACATGGGCATCCCAACCGTGAACGGCGCCATCTATTTTGATGAATCCTACACTGGCAACGTGGTAGTTTACTGCGGCTGCATCGGCTTACTCCCGCTCAAGAAATTCAAGAAAGAAGCCCAAGCAGGACACATCCTCATGGTCGTAGGCGGCAAAACAGGACGCGACGGCATCCACGGCGTAACCTTTGCCTCAGCCGAGCTCACTGAAAAATCCGAAGAAATCAGCCGACCTGCTGTGCAAATCGCCGACCCCATTGAAGAAGAAAAAGTAAAACGCGCCATGATGGAAATCCGCGACCGTGAACTCGCTTCAGCAACAACAGACCTAGGCGGAGGCGGCATGTCCTCGGCAGTAGGAGAAACCGCAGACCGATACGGATGCGGTGTGGTCGTAGATTTAGACAAAGTACCCCTAAAGTATGCGGGGCTCGCGCCGTGGGAAATCTACATTTCCGAATCGCAAGAACGCATGCTCATAACCGTGCCCCCAGAAAACCTGGAAAAAGTCTTGGAGGTTTTTGAAAAAGAAAACGTGCAAGCAACCGCCATCGGAACCCTCACCAAGCAAAAGCGTTTGCACCTGCGCTTTGAAGGCGTAACCGTTGCGGATATGGACATGAAATTCCTGTTCCAAACTTTTGAGAGCACCAAAACCGCCCGCATCCAAAAACCAGACCTCAAAGAACCCCACATTCCCCAACCTAAAGACCTGACCCAAACCCTGATGCAACTGCTCTCTGCTCCTAATATCGCCAGTAAGGAAGCTGTAGTGCGCAGCTACGACCACGAAGTCAAAGGCAACACCGCGCTCAAACCTTTGCAAGGCGAGTATGCAGGACCCAACGACGCCGCCATCATCAAGCCGCTTAACAACTCGTGGAAGGGTGTCTCTATTTCGTGTGGCATGAATCCTAACTACGGCAAGATTGACCCGTACTGGATGGCAGCCTCTGCGATAGACGAAGCTGTGCGAAATAACGTGGCTGTGGGTGGGGGTCGAATTGCGATTTTGGATAATTTTGTTTGGGGTAACCCTGAGAAGCCTGAACGGTTGGGTTCTTTGGTTCGCGCCTGTGAAGCTTGCTACGACACTGCCATGGCTTTCAAAACCCCGTTCATCTCAGGCAAAGATAGCCTCTACAACGAATCTCCCATGGGACCTGTAACTCCTACGTTGCTCATAACTGCTGTTGGTATCGTCTCTGACGTGCGCTCTGCGGTTTCTATGGAGCTTAAAGAGCCCGCTGATTTGCTCTACGTGGTGGGCAAAACTTACAGTGAGCTGGGCGGCTCTGAATACTACAAACTCCACGGCTTCCTAGGCAAATCCGTACCTAAACTGCGCGCCGCCAAGGCTAAGAAAACCTACAAAGCCCTAACCAAAGCCATAACCCAAGGAGCAGTCAAAGCATGTCATGACCTCTCAGAAGGCGGCTTAGCAATCGCAGCAGCCGAAATGGCGCTCGCAAGCAAACACGGCGCCCAACTAGACCTCACCAAAGCCCCCCACGACAAAATCAGCCGCGACGACTTCTTGCTGTTCTCCGAATCCAACAGCCGCTTCCTTGTCGAGGTCGCCCCCCAAAACCAAGCGGACTTTGAAAAAATCATGAAAAACACACCCCACGCCCCAATCGGCAAAGTCACCCAAACCCCCCGCATAGTAATAGCTGGGCTCCAAGGCAAAACCGTAGTGGATGTTTCTGTGGCGGATTTGCGGGCGGCGTGGAAACAAACCCTAAACGTGGAGGCCTAA